DNA sequence from the Labrus bergylta chromosome 13, fLabBer1.1, whole genome shotgun sequence genome:
AAACTTCTACACACTGTCTGAattaaagataagataagatatacattattcatcccagcagggaaatgtaggtgttccagcagccagcatgcatacaaacacacaacacaacacaacacatatatacaaacatatcccacccatataaaaaaaacatgagcccacaataatTGTAAAAGTATGTCAAATTTCAGAAAACAAGCTACAGAAAAACCTGGCACCAGTGTGTTAGTGAAGTTAGAGGAGTTTGCCATTTAAGATGGAGACAAtcctctcctacacacctgCTGTCCTACCTAAGAAATAGATATAGTCTCTTGAAGCGTGTTGACACTATTGttgatcatttaaataacagaaaTTCAGACAAAATGTTTAAGAGTGTTTAGATgaagctgtagacacactgtGTACAGTATTCATATGAGTGTTTAGATGCAGCTGTAGAGACACTtatcattatttgtattataactTGTATTTCTCCTCCCTCAGGCTGCCACATGCTGCAGGCAgtaggtcaaaggtcagggagGTTATAACAGAATATTAACACTGACTCTCCCACTTGCACTTCACTAACACCTCTTATAGAAGACATAACAAACTCAACTACAAGCAAGCCTTGCTTACTTTTCATTACAGTAACGGTACAAACAACCACGACAGTATTTGTTTAGGTAGGCATGAGCTCACTGGGAGAAACAACATTATGAGGCTAGCTGTCACTTCACCATCGATAGCTAAAACAAGCTAACGGTTCCCTCTATCGATTTCATAACGGAAATTAATCCAGTTTGTGATATCATACATGTTCATAAATAATTGCGAACTCACCTTGAGGTCAGCCATGTTTAGTTCCTGGTTCTTTTTATGCAGCTGTTCGTGTCAGCTCCCTGCAAACAGACTTCCAGCAGGacggagaagaagaggaagaagaaggggcGAAGTCCGCTCAGCCTCCCGTAATGCAGCGAGAGTGGAACAGGGTCAGCCACGCCCACGCCGTTACCCTATTGGCTGTTTGAAAAACTTGACACACAATCACTATCTCTCATTGGTTGGCGTGATAGTTGTAACCAATCACGTCTCAACAACCTAGCTCggtcatttttaattttgagcCGTAGTCGCCTCAGTGAATAATCATAATCGTGgagtgaaagagaggaaaacagagaaaaacattggGACATCTGTGaaggtttaaatgtttctttaagttagttttcttttcttttttttatccttatgTATGTGTATAGTGGTAAACTGTCGGTAtagtttgtttcatttattttctgtggtGTACTGTGATTTGTGCTGTGAACTTTatctcaataaaaaaataataatcataatacgCACTTACTGTAAGGGGCTTTTGTCTTATTTAAATTTTAATCATGCTCCTTTCCATGgttaaagtcaaagtcaactttattgtcaatttaaaaatatgccagacatacagtgcaATCGAAATtttgtttgtctccgtcccgcggtgcaatacaaccaaaataaggtaaaataaggtaaggtaaaatagatcaaataaagtaaggtaaaaataagataaataatatttacagtaataaattctaaattgtgcaaacggtacaaaatggtaaatagaataaaataaaatttaaagaaaaagtaaacttgtgcaatatgtgcaatgtgcagtaaactgattgTAAAGAACTGAGCTGAGCAGGAGATTTGAGTCAATCTATACAATAGTAATAGATATGTACATGAATCCTCTTATACAGAGGTGGCTTTGGTTTAGATGTAGAGgtggtcatctctcaaccagaaggtcaggggttcgatccccagctcctgcagccacatgtctgatgtgtcccaagactcttaaccccaagttgctcctgctgcctcATCGGCTGcaaatgaatgtgtatgaatgggattagttagttctgatggtctctttacacagcagcctctaccattaatgtgttaatgtgtaggAGTGACTTTTCAGTCTATGGAATTTACAGGTTTCttccattgactgtaaatataaaaggttttgttcatatttataaATTATTCCAAAGGGAAATTCCGGAGTAAAACTGAGCACATTTAAACTAATCTTTTTCACGATCAAACCGACTTTTCTGCAGCACATGACCAAAAGTTAACCTCAACATAGTTAAGACATTTGACTTTATTAAAAGCAGTAATAAATAACATATCCAGAGAGACATTAAGAACactttattcaacatattttaaaacaatagtTGAATTCAATCTTTGGTCAGAGCACCAGAAGAATATGTGatgacaaacagaaataaaaggcACACCAGTGTGGTGGAGAATAAGCTTCAGTGTAAAAAACAACCtaactaataaaaaaagaaaaacccagaGAAGAAACATGACGGGGccgtttttgttttcctcattaCTCCAGCATGCTTGGCCTCCATCAAAAACAATAATCTTGGCTGTAACTGAACACCCTCAGGGTCACCAAAAGGATGTGGGGTTTGCTTTAAAGAGGCCGTAATCTTCTCCTTTGAAGAAAGCCACTTCTGTTTCATTGgctgagaaaaaacaaacacaagtgtcAGAGTCGACATGGTTAACTCTTTAActgttcttcattcagcagCAGTACACTCTGGATATCAGGCGGATTCATGAAGATGTCACCATTGTttcaaaaaaaagattgttgggcactttaaacacaaacagtctCGCTGATTGATGTCTGAAGTGAGTttgagaaaagacaaagaaccTTTTATCTAAACTCCTCAAAGaaagtttggaaacattatttCGGTCAATTATTtcgcccctttaataatactaagtGGTGTTgtgttatatatttattcattttacagtgcaaaatgaataaagtttaaaaatggcCAATATGTGTTAGGAGCATATTGAaggggattttggcacattGTTTTTGGGCGCTACCgacacgtttagctgtgttgctcattccacGAATGCACAATCCTTACAAATTATACCttgttgtaaaggtgactaatcaggctttccaacgatataaaaaacaacaccaaTTAGTGTTATTAAAGGGTCAAAATAATTGACCGAAATAACGTTTTCCAAACTTTCTTTGAGGAGTTTATTTACAGTTATAAATAAACTCTTACCCACGCCAGCTTCTCTAAGGGTTAGACCGTCTCTGAGAATGAGCTTTTCATCGTCGTCTAAACTCATCACCAACTCATTCGTCtgggaaagaaacaaaacaacagaaaaagttttgacttaaaggagcaatctgtcacccggacacctagtgtttaaaatgggtactgcagtccaaattcaaaacattgtagagagctgtctccctcctctctagagtcgatgtgcaggttgccatgtggtggacactgaagcttcagtgtttagccagctcggcatcggtctgtaaacctttctgcgttctaacctctctccatttttcaaaagcatctccaatattgatcctagtttgagcacgtttctgctcgtggatgGGTACAATctcttctatctgaaccagttctcttgcccgcttgcccgtttgacctgataactggtctcatatctggcaaaccgaggggcgtccaaaacggcagTGTGGGGGTGgtttaaaaccgcctaccttctctggtccaaacaaatccagaccattcaggaccagaatctaaacttagaaggacatactggctgctgctcaGAGAtaccagcacttcaacatagcatgtttcctcaggagacccccccgccccccctccccccattgCCGTCTGACAAGAAtatctcccgctgtgaggtgtgTATGTggacagccaggtcaggagaatatccagaaGGTCCTCCTGAAATGAAATCGATATTTCCAGGGGTGCAGATGTGAACACAGCTTAAGATATACCTTTGCTCCGTGGGCCTGGTGGACAATCTTCATTGTGTCtgaaaatagaagaaaataaagtcaTATAATGTGATACATTATAAAGATTCATGGAGATGCATTTTGATTTGAGAtcctgcaaagacacaaacaaacatgtaagcAGTGACAGTCGTCCATCACAACATTAACTAATGTCTGTCTTTCAATGATAACTGGTTAAAACAGTGCAAAATGGACCTGCTTGTTTTGCAtcacatttttcatgaaataatgtAAAATCTGAGTCGTCTCGTTCTTGTGAGACGTCACACCCCTGACATCCTCCACCGCCAggagtttttgtcatttttggaacattacagatgttCTTTATTATGTGGACAGATATCTTGAGtcaattgtgttgtttgtttttttgagaaaatagtagtttgtatttgccttaacttccaaaagccctcGAGAAAGCAAGGCAGAGTCCAGTAACTTCACTTATAAGGCTCTTTGCTTTTGTACTGCAGCATTCCTGGATGCTCAAACTGAGTTAAggtcttctgtctttgttttgctgcggataaaagtgaagttactgtttcacTGCAGTGGAGTTAAGGTGTTATGCCTTTcgttttaatatctgtcatcaaGCACTTCTGACACAGACAGTAGCTTGACCAAGTGTAGCAAAGAAATagtgttgtgttattttaaccatGCAACCAAGTGAAATATAGTATCAAATGGAAGTTAATGCCTTTTGCCTTGGCATGACCCATAATTATTGTACAGGCAATGCAAAGGCAGAGTACCTTAGCTTCCaaataagggtcaaaggtcatgtttgagctaaaggtttttatgaacattaataacctcattaaaaagacaaagaattgccacatttccaatattctgcctgcaactcatttggctggacaacaaaaagactttaaagtcatttttctcagttctaCACTCTGGAGAGTTCAggtcttttgcctttttgtCGGGCAGAGCAGCCGATATaatcagacaacacaacacagtacaactataaaaacacagatatgaCTTCATGTGGAAAAATCCAGTAACATACCGTAAGCATATTTCCTGAAGGGAGGGGGCAGTGCTGCTCTTGTTGCAATACCTGAAATGAAGACTTTAGTTCATTTAAATTGTCAAAGAAATGTGATCATAAGGCTCGATGATAGAAATAGTATTTATCTATAAAGTAGAGACGGTGTTgatggacctcaggtcagcaggtagCTTGTTCCAGTAAGACCACCTCCAAATCTGAGTAGACTACATCTAACAAACCTCCACCTGATGACCTGAGGGGGGGTCGGGTTGTTTAAACGGTAGACTCACCGTCTTTGACCAGCTGTATGAAGTCCAGCACCGTCTGGTCCAAATCGACTCCGTGAAACACAACCGGTTTAAAGTTTCTGTGCTCGAAGGAGCGGACCAGCCGCACTGTGATGACCGCTTCAGATGAGGCCATGGCCGGCTGAACGTGAGCCCGAGTCCCGCTGCTGGATCCTTGCTGACCCGCCGGATGGTTATAAACTCTAAATACAGTTAATTACGCAGCTTTTTAGTGTCTACGGAGAgcttcagtttgtgttgtaGTGCTGTATGGATCTAGCATGTGAAGGCCAGACTAGTCGAGTGCAGCGATCCAGTCAAAAGGAGTCGATTTCCGAGCGTTTGGTCGATTTGGTAATACTCATTACCGCCACCTAGTGTGGAGTGCGTAAATACAACTACAGTCTGATATTAGGGTCGTCATAATACCAGAATTTTATTGtagttcaaatcaaacataatcgatatctgtttcaataccacagcaacaacaatacaaacacTATCTCCCAATATTCGgtaatttcatgttttctctgaTGCCTGCAGACTCCCTAAATTGTACAGAAACGTTGGCAGTGTTGTCAAAAAACAGGAGTTTGGCTGCAATTTTTGATGGACTCGTTTCTCTCCTACACATCGGTCAtatgaaataaaagttgttctcttaaagctttggtactttttgatgCTATTGATCACTAACAGAGATTGCATTGTTTAGAAACACCACACATCCACCCTccccttttcattttttattgacATGAATCTTCGGATGTTGTCTTGGCTCCTTGGGAGAACAAATGCTGCAAATTCCCTTCGTTTGGACGATTTGTTTGGGTGTCCTGACTGTGATGCTCTTGCAGGAACCGTCTGTATCTCTGAACTACTGCTGCAAATtgattctttaaaaatataattataaaaaGCTATTAAAAGGCATTAAGGCCACATTGGATCATGTTTGATCTCTTATTGTCTGTAAGAACATAAAAGTGGCACTGATAAAAGACAGCCCGTCTGTTTTCACTCAAGAGcaagagcagcagagtttagactctcacagagagaaaagaaacttCTGGATTTTccagatctttttttcttcatctttagaCGTCACCAAAGTTTTGGGGAGGATCCACCTCAACGGATGGCTCTGGGTTATGTGTGGGTCTGTGTCGCCGGCTCTCCCAACCCCGGCGGATCTTTGTCAGTCTGAACGTCAGACACGGCAGAGCTAAAAGGATCCGTCCCACCAGGACCACACAGGGCAGGACGAGTGACAGCAGAAACACCGGGGGGAGGAAGTACGGGTAGGACGAGGGGTAGAAGGCGAAGTCCCAGCCGAagaacagagtgtgtgtgacggAGAGAGTTAAAGCAACGTAACCAAGACCTGACTGGAGACACAGAAATACAGATAAAGTGATCTTAATATACATcgtgtttatttaaaaactatTACTTTATCTGCACAAAAGATAGAAGAGGAGGAACATGTCTGACTTGTTAGTTTCAGGTAGCAACCATCTCACCTGAACAAAGGTGAACTCCCTCCAGGTGAGGGCGTTTCCAACAGAGGGCAGTGAGGTGATGGCCAGCAGAGCGAGGActccaaatcccagaatgccaCTGGACAGGTACAGGTCAGACCTCCACACCTGCTTCTCCACCCAGGAGTTTTCAACACCAGCTTTCATCTACAAGAgatggaaacattttaaatatcagacatCATAAAAAACACTGTTAGTACACACCTGTTAACTGGCTCACCTGTCTGTAGGCTGCGTTCAGCAGTGTGTACCCTGCAGCCCGCCTCAGGGTCAGACACATGCTGTATACGGCGTGCAGCACAGCACACAGGAAGCTCAGCAGGCCCAGCTGTTTCCTGCTGCACAGCCAGCGGTCCATCCAGAGCGGAAACCTCCGATATTTAGTCCCTCTGACGAGCTGGAGGACGGCCGCAAACACACCTGAACAGCACATTCATCAACGATCATTAATACGAGGTAGTTCATTCATCAAGCCTGGCATGCTTTCCTGCTTGATGAGATGTATgtgattgattttttaaaacttgaataTGTTCACTTGGGTTGTCATGACACCAGAATTGCACTCTGAAAAGGGCTGTTGGCAACATTTCTGGAACAGATATAAAGAGATATAAAATTTACTTTTGCATCTTTGAGATGCCAAAAGGACTGAGAAACGTCAGTGTTGGCCGACCTTTGAATTTCAGTGAATTTGAACCTTTTCTTTCTCCGTTTTGGGTCATGGCAGCTTTTGGTAATGCCCTCCATGTGACTTtcagaacagatttttttaaatcaaaaatgaacTCTTCCAAGCTCCTCACTTTCCTTCCTGTCTCCTACAAAAAAATATGGTCCAGGCTAAGAAATTCTTGAATTCTTCTTTCTATAACATCAGTTCAGTACCTGGCAGGTAGACGAGAGCGAGTGTTACCAAGGCGACAGACGGCAGCGTCTCGTTCACTGTCACCAGGGGGAGCTGGTAGAAGTTATTCTCTCCTTTGTCCAGGTAAGGCAGCAGGACGTGTCTCATGAAGTTGTATGcatagaagaagaggaagaggaggaaggtggTGAGCATGGGGCCCCCCCatgaggggaagaggaggaggggggcttTCTCGATGTCTCTGGATGCACACAGACCCCCCAAATCCACGGGGCTGAACCCGAGATGACGAGACAGCTGGAGGACCGAGGCTTTCGAGGCGGAGCAGTCACTGCAGAtcaacacctgacaggtgataaAAGAGTTTTATGTTCACTGTCTCAGTAATCAAGCTGACAGGGAATACTTGTTATTATGTGGCTGCTACTtagcttgtttttgtctttatttgcttcctcacctgtctgctccCATCGTGAGCTCCAACCTGCAGCGCCCACGCAGACACCGTGTTGAAGCCCTTCACCACGCTGCTCATCGGGAACAACTCAGCCAGCCTCTCAGCGTTGGACTGCCGCCCTCCACCTCTCAGACTCTTTGCGTTGCTCACATCCACCAGCACCTTCCCCGTCAGCCCGTCCCTCAGACCCAGCAGGGTGTGGTAATGCTCGGGGTAGATTGCGGCGAACACTAGCCTCTCTGCTGCCTCCACCGCTTCCCTCTGGGAGCGAAGCTCCACCCCCTCAGGAAACAGACCCCTGCCAACACCAGCTGGGTCCCTGCTGCCCACGACCACCCTGAACCCACAAGACAGCAGTCGGATGGAGAGGGAGCGGGAGAAGTCTCCAGAGCCGATGATCCCGACCACAGGGCCGCTCAGGGAGAGGGGCGGGGCCGAAGAGTCTGAGGGATCAGAGGGGGTGCTGGACAAAAGGGGGGTCTTCATGTTGCTCTGCATGATGGcctgatgatgaggaggagggctgttagatattaaaggtcacatattataatcattttcaacaagtctcagagctcctcaaaacaagaaaatccactctgatcctgtatttgaccattcctataaacccctctatttcagccctgctcagaacaggctgtttctgtgtctgtacctttaaatgtaaatgagctgtgtctgaccacgcctcctctctggaagggcttgggtgtctctggctttctcgctccatgtcctattgtttacagtgagaaggcagactcagagggcagaacaaacacctagctgtgggagggccacccacctgggggaggggttactgccctttgtgatgtcatgaagggaaaatctccaaacggcctgtttgagcacacactttctgaaaagtggaacaggctaaagacagagaggatggacttttctcatgattgggggatttgtagacagactagagacacatattagtcaGTCCAAACAGTGTTGATTATCTAGCGCCATGTAACCCTACTGtctgttagagaaacatggtgaagtgtagtTTGCATAATATGCGACCTTTTAGAAgattatatatttaatataatatCAGAATATTTGCAATAACAGAATAGTGTTAGTTTTCTATTTTGTTTATATAAGAGTTTGTATTtcacttccttttttattttgccctTTCACCCTCCTTGTGTTCCTGTTTTCCTTGTGTTCCTGGATTTGACATAAAATGTGagtttaaaagacaaaacatcacactgtgGGTTCATCCAGATTAAACATGCTCAACAATGTTCacagtttttaatcttttattttgtatacaCAAGTTGTTATCCTGAGAACACAAGATAATAACTTGTTCCTGaaagattatttatttatgaattattGTTCAAACAATATGGTTATCTTGTGCTCAAGTTATTACCTCATGCATACAAGTAATTTTATTGTGCTTACAAAATAATACATTCTGGAAACAGTTATTTTCTTAAGCACACAAGTTATTAACCCTTAATTCTCTTGTGGGAAGAAGTTGTAAATATAATCTTGTGCTTTTAAATGATTATCTTTTGCATTTAAGTCATTAGAGACAGAAATTTGAAGTGTTGTGCAGCAGTTAAAGTCACATTACAAAGCGGGAAAGAcaacaaatgtgaaatatttacaatgttcaaaaacaaaacagagacaacgAGCACTTCACTGACCGTTTCTCTTCAGGGTTTATTCACATGTAGAAATACTGAAGATGTTA
Encoded proteins:
- the c13h2orf76 gene encoding UPF0538 protein C2orf76 homolog, with amino-acid sequence MASSEAVITVRLVRSFEHRNFKPVVFHGVDLDQTVLDFIQLVKDGIATRAALPPPFRKYAYDTMKIVHQAHGAKTNELVMSLDDDEKLILRDGLTLREAGVANETEVAFFKGEDYGLFKANPTSFW
- the steap3 gene encoding metalloreductase STEAP3 → MQSNMKTPLLSSTPSDPSDSSAPPLSLSGPVVGIIGSGDFSRSLSIRLLSCGFRVVVGSRDPAGVGRGLFPEGVELRSQREAVEAAERLVFAAIYPEHYHTLLGLRDGLTGKVLVDVSNAKSLRGGGRQSNAERLAELFPMSSVVKGFNTVSAWALQVGAHDGSRQVLICSDCSASKASVLQLSRHLGFSPVDLGGLCASRDIEKAPLLLFPSWGGPMLTTFLLFLFFYAYNFMRHVLLPYLDKGENNFYQLPLVTVNETLPSVALVTLALVYLPGVFAAVLQLVRGTKYRRFPLWMDRWLCSRKQLGLLSFLCAVLHAVYSMCLTLRRAAGYTLLNAAYRQMKAGVENSWVEKQVWRSDLYLSSGILGFGVLALLAITSLPSVGNALTWREFTFVQSGLGYVALTLSVTHTLFFGWDFAFYPSSYPYFLPPVFLLSLVLPCVVLVGRILLALPCLTFRLTKIRRGWESRRHRPTHNPEPSVEVDPPQNFGDV